The sequence CTTTTCGTGGTTAGACATAATTTGCAAAACTCATTTGGTCTTTTTGCCAAAACTCTAAACAACAATCTCACtatctaaaacagtggttctcagtgtgggggttgggaccccccgggggttgcaagacactaagagggggtcaccagatgccttctaaaaaaaggaatatttcaaaataatttcaaatagtattttttacccatttttaaaagaaaaatttagTGCAAACCCAGGCAGAAACTTCTGTTGAATTTCTAGGGGAACTTTGCCACTTTGTAGGGGCCAGGTGACACCCCTGATAAAAAGCAGGCTACAAAAGACAGCTGGCAATTATGAAAAACTAACATCTGCCCCGTTTGACCCTTTCAGGGTGTGCGTCAGCTCATCTTCCCAACCGCTTGGATGAACCAACTCCCACTCCTGGATACAATCCAGTTCCAGCGGGCGCTCAGTTTGGGTGCCAAAGTCACCCTGCTAGCAGCAAACATCCGTAATGACCGTCTGATCATGACAGGAAGTGGCATCTACACACCATTCTCTGCTACCTACCACCACGCACAGAACGGAGACCCAGAGGAGGGCAGGCTGCTGGTGGCTAGGGTGCCAGTGTTAGACCCTGAGTGGTTGGGACAGAAGGAAACCACACAGGAGAGGACAGCTGAGTCTGGATTCTGTCTTAAAGAGACCTGTTCTGATGCTTCTTCAGTCCCTCCATCCTCCAATGCCTTCACTTCATCTATGATGTATGACCCGTTTACCTTTGTCCTCTTGAACGAGATGGAGGGGGAAGTTAATGTGTGCAATGGCTCCTTTTGCTGCCGCCTGCAGTATCATCGCTTTccacatgatggcagcaacgAGCTGTATGCATTGGGAGCATTTGCTGGTACCCATGTTGTGAATGGGCGCTATGCTGTGCAGGTAAAAGATAAATTCATGGggggtttttttcttcttcttcttctttttttttgcaggtgtTTAATAACTGTTGTGTCACCTTGATTACATCTGTGTTGCAGGTTTGTGCACTCGTCCGTTGTGCAGGGTCGGACCCCAGCTCCTGTGGACAGATAGCAGAAGAGGCTGAATCTAGAATGGACTTCCTTTTGGAGGGGAAGTTTGGGACCAAATATGTGTATCCATCAGTTTTAGCCAGCAAGATGGTTCTAGAGCAGCCAGGGCATTTTGAAAAAGGAGCAGACGGTAGAGTGAtcttaaaacactcaaacatgGCTGGTGGGCTGGTCAGCGCCTGTCTGTATGGACGGATGTACCACCTGGACAATGaatgaaatgcttttaaaaatattccaacCTTGCTTAAGTTCTCTTCTTTCATTCCCACACTgcaacaaatcaaaacaaatatatttattcGTTCATTACTTATTCTTTACAAACATTGCACCAAGTAGTTCATCCTCTGCTTGCTTGTTCCTAAAAAGgcaataattatttatttatctatctctctcacacacagacacacacaatatctcttttacacacacacagaatatACACAGTGTCAGCAATGTTCCCCTGTCTCCAGTACAGTACACAGACATTGAGTAGTTACAGCATTGCAAGTTAAAAGTTCCTTAGGCTGCTCATTCACGTCGTCAATTTTGTCACTCCTGGCCAATCATACAGTAAATGGGTCTTACATCCACCTGCTGTCAGAATGCCCTCCCTATGATTCAGTCtccattcagaaaaaaacagttttcagctatttcctaccctaaaattaaaaagtggttcaaaacaAAGAGGCAGCATTCCCAATGTGCATGAGGAGTTACAGCCATCAGCATCTGCAATGATCGCTCAAAGAAACTTAAAAGTAGGGAAAAACAGTGTTCAGCTTCCTGGTCCCATAAGATTGTCCATCCTTTTTAGAcgtttatgtaaaaaaaaaaaaaaaaagtcctctgAGCTTTTCTCCAGATGCTTCTCTACTAAAGGTAGAAAGAAAACCtgtgaaaatgattaaaaccaCTCCAGAAAGTATCAGCTAAGATCATAagcttattttaaaaagaaaaaacattaatttaaaaaagacaatacTGTCTCAAAGAATTGTAGTGTATGTTCTTCTGATTCTATATTTTAGAATACTTTTCTCCATCCAATTACTACACACCTTATTGATACAAACATCTGGCCCACAACAAGAGTTATTTTTAGATTTGAGGAAGCTTTCTAAAAATAACTCACACACTGGCTCATTTTTCTCCCTTTCCATATTCTTTAAGTTCTTGTCAGTGATCTATTAAGGCTCCTGAGTGGCTGGCTAACCTGCCAGTATTGTGTCACTGAGTCCAGTTATCCTCAGTACGTCTCTGAGTCAGAATCATTCAGTTCATCGTCTGCAGACACAGAGGACAGCGGGCGCTCTGGCCTGCAGTAGGACGCGTGGTCGGGCCTCAGAGGAGGTGGAGTGTCAAAGGCCACACCTTTGGAGACGTGGTTATTTGTGGGGTGGTGGTTGATGACTGTCTGAGTTAGAGAAAGTGCAGGTAGAGCTGCTATGGTGACCATAGGGGAGGCAGGCATCATGGAGTTGAGGATGAGCGCCAAGCAGTCGGCCACGTCTCGGTTGGGAGCGCAGGCCAGAGCTGGAGTGTAACCTAGGGACAAGAGGGAAAAGATAGTTCactcttaaagaaaaaaaaaacagtgtggAGAGTTCTGCGGAAGCAGGATAAAATCAGACCATTCTCATCCACTGCTAACACACTAGCTCCTTTCCCCAGCAGCTCCTGGACCACCACTGTCAGTCCCCTCCTGGCTGCTACATGCAGGGGTCTGCAGGAAAACGGAGAGAATAACCCAGTTAAAATAACTAACACAACACTGTAATACTGTGCATGTGCTCTTCAAATGCTACCTACGTTTGGAGAGCTGCATTAGTGCAGTTGATGACATTCCTGTCGTTGACCTTCTCTAGAATCAACAAGGCACTTGTCTCGTGACcctgaaacaaacagaaaaccaagtaatgaacactgaaatattacattaaaCATAAAGATGGATGTTCTGCACATCTTTGAGGTAGAAACAGTTAAGAGCCCCTTGTGATAGGCTCTTCTGCGGAAAGGCTTAAAGCACTATGAAGAACTTGATTTTTGTGCCTCCTGTGGACAAtcattgtttttacatttttttcctttacaagTGTAAATATCTTatcctgctttctttttaattcaactCTATCCTTAATTGTGACTCTTTGATGTGGAGAATATTTAAAAGGGCTGTTTCTCATTAGGTCAAAGTCCCTTTTGGGGCTGTTCCATAGAAGCACGAAAAGTGGGGCAAATGGGGCAATTTCTGAGGGTCATCTGTGAAATCTATATATACATATGTGTGCTgaatttcttcagtttttgaGGATGATAAGGGGCCCAAAAAGGCTCAGAAcgcataaaaatacaaataataatgaCGAACCTAACCAATTTTAATAGGGTCCTCACACCCTTGGTGCTCGGGGCCTAATAATATTCTTGATGGTCTGGTTTGCTTTTGTAGagacatcagtattaatttcagtctgtttcactgataaaaaaacagcatcactGGATATACGATTAACATTTTCACAACTCGACAGCTGTTTAAACTGACTCAGTTTATCTGTTTTTGCTGTGGTCAAAAGATGCTTACTGTATGTGACATCAATACTAAATTATTTTTAGGATTGGTTTTTACCTTGCTGCATGCTAAATGTAACGCTGTGTCCCTTTGTGCATCCTGTAGAGCCAAGTCTGCTTTAGCACTGCTCACCAACACTTCTGCAACAAAGAGAATACAGTCAAACGGTTTGGCTTTCAAAAGGCTGAAAGAGCATCTTTGAGTCAGCAAGAGTACTCACCCACAGTGTTAGTTTGTCCGTTGAGAGCTGCCATCATCAGAGGTGTCCTTCTCAAGTGTGAGTCCACCATGTTTGCCTTAGCTCCGTGGCTCAGCAGCAGGGAAACGCACTCCACGTGGTCGGAAAAAGCTGCAGCATGAAGTGGGGTCCTGTATTTGAACAAAGATGTTTAACCAGGTAGTTTGTTGTTCATAATTCATAAACAAGATAAAATCAATCATTATTAGCACCTCCTACCTGCCCTTGGAGTCAGTGCAGTTGACAATAGCTGTGCCCATTGAGTCGATTAACATCTCAGCCACTCCTTCGTTGTCATTCatactgaaacacaaaaaaaacataatcgCAACCCACATGTAACTGTCTACAGACTAAAAACAGTCATCCATATAAATGGTGTCTTACACAGCACAGTGCAGGGGACTGAAGGAGTTGCCCTTGGTCTTCTTAAACATATCCTGGTCTAACAGCACCTCCACACAAGCATCATAACCTGAGAGGATGGAGGATGTCAAAATAGATTTGAACAGGCTTTATAGAAAGCAGTTAGGTGTGTAATGCCGTGTCTCAGTACCATTGTAACAGGCCCAGTGGAGAGGTGTGTAGCCCTGGTTGTCAGTGAGATGGGTGTGAACATGTGAGGTGCTCATGGCCTGAAGCAGAAAACCCAGAGCACCCACACGGCCACAAGCAGATGCCAGGTGAAGCGGGGAGCGGCCTCGGATGTCTCTGACGCACACACTGGCCCCCCGCTGTAGAAGGGCCTCTACACACTCATCCTGTCCTGTCACAGCCTGTGTGAgagaaaacaaagtttaaaagatttcattttattacagtgtaaaaacataaatagtGATGTTAGTAGATGTATGTGAATCACTCACCCCTCGGTGTAGTGCCGTCCTCCCCCAGCGGTCCTGAttctctacactggctccctgaCTGAGTAGAGAGTACACACACTCTGTGTGTCCGTTTAGTACAGCCAACATTAAAGGTGTCCTGTAAACAGGGTCAAAATGACACTAGATAAgacttccttttttgttttgtttcttttctgagGAACTAGTTTATGCAATTTCCCCAACAAAAGAGCAGCTTCAGGCCAGAGATATACTTGATGTTAAAACTATGCAAATGCATCATGGCTGCCATACATCCCCAGCTTCAGTTTAATTCACCCATTGTGCACTTCCTCAAAAATTAAATGAGATCTTAATTCAAGTACAATGACGtgccgtttactgtggatacggGGAAATGCTTTTATGAGCCACAATACATAGAGGAACTTCTACAGAAGGAGACTTAGCAGgaagaaagacagaggagaaaaacttTAGTGGAGACTGGTTAGCAGGAGAGATACCAAATTACCTGCTGATACAGGTGCGGAAACTATGAGCTCATATCCACTGGAGCTACTGCTGTCAGTAGTAGGACTTCAAAACACTTCTTTAAgacatttctgatcaaggaTAGGGgctcacagacgcctgcagcctgcatcactccccattcagagttccctgccttaccgAACACTGGGGTTATACAGACCTTCCACTTTTTGAGGATAAACGGAAATTTGTCATTCAAGTAAGTTCAGTaagttgtgttttaaaaagtgctatataattaaagttattattattattattcatggCTGTCACTTTATTTTTCTATGGGCTGATAATTAGACAAGCTTATGGCATGAtatgtttactttatgaaaacaacacatcagctgttgcaaaagaaaaatgagctgaaataactagttttagtTTAATTACTTGTTGTTTCCCCTGACAAAGCCTGTGGACCCATACAGCTGATTAACACCCTGAGGCAGAAGAACATGTAGTCAGTAGCCAAAGCTGAAATTGCAAAGTAGTGtcaacacagaggctttctgggtgaaaaatataatatttcAAAAACCTTTGATATACAACGCATACAACTGAGCAAGCACTGTTTTCTGGCCCTTTTTTAGCCTAAAAAAAAATCGCTAAATTATGTGGAGCAGCTATTCCTGTCTGACACTATATAGCCTAGCTTAGCTTCCCCAAGAgtgtcctgtttgaaggggcaacAGTCACTGAAAGCAATGGAGGCTACCACTATTGCCAAGTAcgttatacaacccaacttcaaaaataccaaaatatccctttaacttaAACTAATAcaataactaaaaacaaaagTGGGTCCCAGAGCTCTTTCCATCAGGTTGCAAATAAAAGTTCGAAAAGAAAATTCTGGCAGAAGTCTATGATGTACTGAAGCCTGAAGTGAAAATACGTCCATACTAttcattttactttgtttttctctgataaGGAGTACATTTCAGTAATTTTTCTTAAGATTTAAACCTATTACTCATCTTTTCTTGGGGTAAAAAAGCTGTTTTCCCAAGATGTTGCAGTAAACATTTTCATActatctttgaaaaaaaaaaaaaaaaagaaagaatgcGCGTTCTTCTGAAATTTCAAACATGTGTCATTAAATATCTGAATGTTTTAAGATTTAGGAAGTAATTTCTCATGCACTGAGTAGGTAGGACCTGTTAAGAACCAGGTGTCTAAATGACACGCACGCCCAATCCTGTGGAGCCTAAAATGGTCTAACTTGATTGAAGATGACACACCATGGtcattttaggtcttgagttgtattcaaatataatGGAATGCATGAAATGAGGAGAGAGGAGTTGCCTAttataacatatttttaactaaactaacaaaccagaagttaaaaatcattaaaaactgacattaaaaacaaaaaagtaaaagaataaaaaacaaattaaaaaactaaaactattttaaccTTGGCCTGATCTCTCTCTGAGCTGTCCTTCAGTGGCATGCATTGTgcattagcaagaagaacagtGATGATGCAGCCAGACGCATTTGTGAACACAAGGTGAAACAGCAAGTATGTCCCTGTCCTAATAATCTAATCAAAAGCTCCCAGCCTGAGATATTTTGTCtatgcacagacacactcactgtCCGTTGGTGTCCTGTGCGTCAATATTAATGTGTTGGTTGTTGCTCAAGAGCAGGCGCAGGCACTCTGGGTGGCCATTCGAAGCTaaagaagacaaacacaaatgcagtggattattttccaaagcagcatattatcattttttaaaatcataaatgtaCTTCTGAGTGAGGCAATGgtgttatttgcattttttgtgtgtatacCTGCAGCATGCAGGGctgtctttttgtgtgtgtagtCACAGGTCATGGGTGAGGAGCCATGGTGAAGCAGCAGGGAGACACACTCTTGATGGCCCTTGGAGCAGGCCAGGCTGAGGGGGGTTCGACCCTCTGGGCTGCAAACATCCACCTCCAGCAGAGACGACAAAAGAACCTCCAAAGCGCTGCAGTGTCCATGATAAGCCTGAATCACAACAGACGTGCTTTGTTTTATAGCAGGCAGTGGGACAGTGTGAGAGACAAACAGTCAAATCCAGGGACAGTTGCAAATCCTTGAACTTACCGCAAGGTGGAGTGGACTGATGGGGGCCTGGCTCTCTGAGTCATTCAGGATGTCTGTTCCTGATGTCTCCATTAACTGAAAACCAGAGATGTTCATATATTACTGTTCTAGATTCCAGTGAGACTTAAAGAAAGCTCTTTTATTtgatggaaaactttttcatcAACACAACTGTTacaataatttaataataacaataataatttatttatggagccctttttaaaaacaagtgtTTATTAAATGCTTTGACGTGCAGgaaaacagagcagcagaacCCAAACAAAGCATAAAGACAGCAAAATAACATCAGATACCCAAACAACATCAAGAGAACCCTGAAAGTAAAAGAGCCTAAACAAAATTAAACTCCGACCTACATAATAGGGCTAAACGatttaaaataatctaactgAGATTTTTTATTCCAATATTGCAACTGTGAttaaatatgcaattattttttaagttcttaaccttatgtatttctcaacaaacaaaCCATTAACCATTCTAAGTTACAGCCAACACATATTTTGTTGATTAAACCATGGCTGAACAATTTAAAAGAAAGTTCAATATGAATTGTATTAAAGTGAATGATGATTTGATGTCTCTTATTTTTTACAAGTCAAACATAAACAAAtatttgcatgatgtgtagagtataacatctctgcctttaataatgtattaaactggtattttgacatacaTTCCAGATCAAGaaatttttctgtgatttaaaatttcCAGTAGGGtagattgtgatttaatctaaattttgaatAATTTCCCAGCCCAACTACATATTAAAACCAAACATTATTACCAAGACATCATTAGTGCTATAACATCCCAAGATGTCCCAAGAAGTAAGACACCCTGAGACATCACAAGAACCACGACATCATGAGACATAAGAACCCATGAATACCCAGTCAACATAGGAACCCAACTACAAAACCTGAGAACAcgaggatttacattttaagaagtAATTAAAAGAGAAGTAATAAGAAGTAAAACATTTACAGAGCTAAAATGATAAAGGACAAAAGGAAAGTAAAAGCATAAGTATGAGGAATGGAAAAAGCATTAAAAGGATAAAAGCAAAAACCAGCAAGATCAGcttaaatagaaattaaaaaatgattaatcaTGAGAAAGACAATAAAAAGAGTGAAGatattaaagcacattaaaaaatacattgttATAATAACAACAGTAATAGAAGACAGATAACAAAGCAGAGAAATGAATAAAGGAATAAGACGATGAATAGGGAGACAaagacgacatcacataaaagcaaatctatgaaaatgagttttaagaagtcatttaaaagatgtcactgattctgcaTGCATTCTCTCCTCGGGCAGGTCATTTCTAAGTAAAGAGGCCCTGACTTATGGCCCTATCCcctttagttttaagttttGACCAGGAGGCCCCCACCCAAGGATCTAAAAATGCTGGCTGGCTCATAGGGGATCAATAACTCTGAAATACAGCTTGAAGCCAGACCATTTAATACTTTAAAAGTAAttagtaaaatcttaaaatcaattctaaaagtaaTGGAAAGCCAAATCAGTGTAACGACTACATAAGATATTAAGGGGGCTTCTCTGTATTTTGTGCTGCTGAGAATTCCATGAAACGCACATTGACCGGCCCATTGTTACCCCATCAATAAGACGGAACTTCCCTTAGGCTTCATCTGGCTAGCAGATGACATAAGCACCATGTTCCCCATCTGTCCGACAGAGGGTGCTACATAAACAGAATTAATGAGAGGGCACATTGTGTAACTGAGGATGATGGAAATATCTTTCTTACCACATCAAGAGGAGTCTCACTCGCCATCTGAAAGAAATGTAGACAGACGTTTTGATGCCATGACAAGTGTGCCTGTATTCTGTATTCTTTATAATCCAGAAAACTTTAGCAGAAGGAAGTGGTTAGAAGTcatttgcattctttttttaaatatccgTCACACACAGAACACGTACTCCCTCATCTGTACATACCAGTTCAAGGCAGAGTGTGCGTCCGTAGGCTGAGGCATAGTGCACCGCGGTGTAACCCTGTTTGTCTCTCACTCCTGGATCTGCATCGTTCCTCAACAAGTACTCCACacacctgcaaaaacaaaaccttcGCGTCACACTTCTTGGATGCACTTCAGTGCTTaaaacacagagcagagctTACTTTGCATCAGTGTCAGCTGCAGCGGCGTAGTGCAGGGAGCTGCAACCTCTCTGGTCCCGCTCATTGACGCTTGCTCCAGAGCCCACCAAGGCAAACACACACTGATAGTTACAGTTGGCTGATGCATAGTGTAGTGGAGTCCTAGggggtcaaaatatgtgatcaGTAACTCAGTGAAGACTTTATAATTTCTCTCTTCTCCCTTAAATGTGAACAAAAGCCTTCTTTTGCACTAGAATCAAAGTGAATGCTCCACTTACCTTCCAAAGTTGTCTTTCCTGTTAAAGTCTGCTCCAATGTTTAACAGCAGATTCAGACACTCAAGGTTCCTGGTTGGAGAGACAGCTTTAACAGTGAGATGCTTTGTTATACTAATCTACTGTAATGAAATACAGGGACGATATTTCAGAGCACGTGTGCTTTCTGTTtgtaaatgcaaaacaaaactgaaaagacaaattaaaagaataaacaatataataaatgcatttaaaccagGAAGAAGAAAAGCACTGCCAGTGCTCAGGATAAAACAATAGTAcaacagagatttaaaaaaaaaaaaaaaaaaatgatgactcaccctccagctgcagcagcatgtAGACAAGTCCTTCCAAAGTCATCAGGGGTGTCTATGTCAAACCCTGCACAAATATGCATTCAGTATCAATTAGGATGTCAACTAAGTGTTTCTAGTGACAAGAACGGCGTCAGCATGAATATACCTGAGGACAGCAGCTTCCTGCAGCAATCTGAGAAGCCACTGAGAGCTGCCAGGTGTAGAGGGAACATCCCATGAATGCCTCTCCTGAAAGGCAGAGAAGGCAAGTCATCACAGGACATCAAAGAAAAGGTGTGAGAGAGATGGGTGCATTTTTAGGTCAGACACCAGACTAAAAGTGATTATAAGAATGATTTATCCTCAGTTCTTCCATCTCCAGACATCTTAGTGTCCATGTTTTACTCATGCTTCTTGTGACTAGAGAGCAGATTATATTGACAGATGGGTAAATGTCAATTGTTACAAACTTGGCGCTGTTGGCTCCGTGTTTGATGAGTGCTGTGATGATGAGCTCATGGCCATAGCGGGCAGCAATGTGGAGAGCAGTATTCCTGCTCTTATCCTCACAGTCAATGTCAGCTCCTAAACAAATGAATGAAGGGCttattcattttacattttaagagtcAAGAAGTGATATTCATTcgcacaggggtgtcaaactcaaggcctgtgGGCCAAATCTCACCAGTGGTACAGTCATACCTGGCCCACAGGATCgcatcatatttttattataactggcccactggtatgaggtctacagatttcctccaggataaaaacataaactaaACCTTGATGGttttaaatatccttgttaagctataaaaattggaaaaagagTTAACATAATCAGATAAGTCAGGAATTTGACacaagaaattcatttgtgattttatttcatattttcaatttttcatctcaaaattatgatttaaacttgtgattttgactttttatttatcattctgaccttttcagttcatacttttgactttttatcccacattttgatctttaagagatacaattttaaatttcaagtcatattttgacctttttcatgtaggattttaaattttatctcaggTTTTGACCTTTGGAACTCCTAACTTTCActttaaatcccatattttgacccaTTAGGACTCTcaatttaaaatctaaac comes from Cheilinus undulatus linkage group 16, ASM1832078v1, whole genome shotgun sequence and encodes:
- the LOC121523416 gene encoding biotinidase-like; protein product: MHVSRRNTMFSLVVVFVSFSVSSAANSSYVAAVYEHSVVLNPEPHAPLSRPAALQHLRENLEIYEEQAARAAQQGAQILVFPEDGLQGFNFTRSSIYNYLETVPDPQQESWNPCTDPGKYKDTEVLQRLSCMARRNNLYLVANMPDLQPCPLSTDPSSTCPSDGRWQFNTNVVFSSDGLLVARYHKNNLYFEEAFDTPPQPEIITFDTPFAGKFGLITCFDILFQEPTVTLIEKGVRQLIFPTAWMNQLPLLDTIQFQRALSLGAKVTLLAANIRNDRLIMTGSGIYTPFSATYHHAQNGDPEEGRLLVARVPVLDPEWLGQKETTQERTAESGFCLKETCSDASSVPPSSNAFTSSMMYDPFTFVLLNEMEGEVNVCNGSFCCRLQYHRFPHDGSNELYALGAFAGTHVVNGRYAVQVCALVRCAGSDPSSCGQIAEEAESRMDFLLEGKFGTKYVYPSVLASKMVLEQPGHFEKGADGRVILKHSNMAGGLVSACLYGRMYHLDNE
- the LOC121523414 gene encoding serine/threonine-protein phosphatase 6 regulatory ankyrin repeat subunit A-like, producing the protein MRSERASRVCIVVLEEVEEDEPSSSPPPPRPKSSPDRRSHHASRRAAAAQEDKPSLLRAIFNLEPDEVRSLIFKKEDVNIQDNEKRTPLHAAAYLGDAEIIELLILSGARVNAKDNKWLTPLHRAVASCSEDAVTVLLKHSADVNARDKNWQTPLHVAASNKAVRCAEALVPLLSNVNVSDRAGRTALHHAAFSGHVEMVKLLLSRGANINAFDKKDRRAIHWGAYMGHLEVVKLLVASGAEVDCKDKKAYTPLHAAASSGMSSTVHYLLSLGVHVNEANAYGNTPLHLACYNGQDVVVSELLDAGAHVNQVNERGFSALHFASSSRQGALCQELLLAHGAHINMRSKDGKTPLHMAATHGRFSCSQALIQNGADIDCEDKSRNTALHIAARYGHELIITALIKHGANSAKRGIHGMFPLHLAALSGFSDCCRKLLSSGFDIDTPDDFGRTCLHAAAAGGNLECLNLLLNIGADFNRKDNFGRTPLHYASANCNYQCVFALVGSGASVNERDQRGCSSLHYAAAADTDAKCVEYLLRNDADPGVRDKQGYTAVHYASAYGRTLCLELMASETPLDVLMETSGTDILNDSESQAPISPLHLAAYHGHCSALEVLLSSLLEVDVCSPEGRTPLSLACSKGHQECVSLLLHHGSSPMTCDYTHKKTALHAAASNGHPECLRLLLSNNQHINIDAQDTNGQTPLMLAVLNGHTECVYSLLSQGASVENQDRWGRTALHRGAVTGQDECVEALLQRGASVCVRDIRGRSPLHLASACGRVGALGFLLQAMSTSHVHTHLTDNQGYTPLHWACYNGYDACVEVLLDQDMFKKTKGNSFSPLHCAVMNDNEGVAEMLIDSMGTAIVNCTDSKGRTPLHAAAFSDHVECVSLLLSHGAKANMVDSHLRRTPLMMAALNGQTNTVEVLVSSAKADLALQDAQRDTALHLACSKGHETSALLILEKVNDRNVINCTNAALQTPLHVAARRGLTVVVQELLGKGASVLAVDENGYTPALACAPNRDVADCLALILNSMMPASPMVTIAALPALSLTQTVINHHPTNNHVSKGVAFDTPPPLRPDHASYCRPERPLSSVSADDELNDSDSETY